A window of the Kosakonia radicincitans DSM 16656 genome harbors these coding sequences:
- the ruvA gene encoding Holliday junction branch migration protein RuvA, with the protein MIGRLRGIIVEKQPPLVLLEVGGVGYEVHMPMTCFYELPDAGKEATVFTQFVVREDAQLLYGFNNKQERTLFRELIKTNGVGPKLALAILSGMSAQQFVSAVEREDPAALIKLPGIGKKTAERLIVEMKDRFKGLHGDLFTPAADLVLTSPASPATDDAEQEAVAALVSLGYKPQEASRMVSKIARPDANSETLIREALRAAL; encoded by the coding sequence GTGATAGGCAGACTCAGAGGCATTATTGTAGAAAAACAACCCCCGTTGGTTCTGCTGGAAGTGGGAGGTGTGGGTTATGAAGTGCACATGCCGATGACCTGTTTTTATGAATTGCCGGATGCCGGTAAAGAGGCGACGGTTTTCACCCAGTTTGTGGTGCGTGAAGATGCGCAGCTACTGTACGGTTTTAACAATAAGCAGGAACGCACGCTGTTTCGTGAGCTGATTAAAACGAATGGCGTCGGGCCGAAACTGGCGCTGGCGATTTTGTCCGGTATGTCGGCACAGCAATTTGTTAGCGCCGTTGAACGAGAGGATCCGGCTGCGCTGATCAAACTGCCAGGTATCGGTAAAAAGACCGCCGAACGCCTGATTGTTGAAATGAAAGACCGCTTTAAAGGTCTGCATGGCGATCTCTTCACCCCGGCGGCCGATCTGGTTCTCACCTCTCCGGCCAGCCCGGCGACAGATGACGCAGAGCAGGAAGCGGTTGCTGCGCTGGTGTCGCTGGGATATAAACCTCAGGAAGCCAGCCGGATGGTCAGTAAGATTGCCCGCCCGGATGCCAACAGTGAAACCCTGATCCGTGAAGCGCTGCGCGCGGCGTTGTGA
- the znuB gene encoding zinc ABC transporter permease subunit ZnuB translates to MIELLLPGWLAGVMLACAAGPLGSFVVWRRMSYFGDTLAHASLLGVAFGLLLDVNPFYAVIAVTLLLAAGLVWLEKRPQLALDTLLGIMAHSALSLGLVVVSLMSNIRVDLMAYLFGDLLAVTPDDLMLIALGVVLVLAILLWQWRNLLSMTISPELAFVDGVKLQRVKLLLMLVTALTIGVAMKFVGALIITSLLIIPAATARRFARTPEQMAAVAVGVGMIAVTGGLTFSAFYDTPAGPSVVLCAALLFVFSMTKKPVS, encoded by the coding sequence ATGATTGAATTATTACTGCCCGGCTGGCTGGCCGGGGTTATGCTCGCCTGCGCTGCCGGGCCGCTGGGCTCATTTGTCGTCTGGCGACGGATGTCCTATTTTGGCGATACTCTGGCGCACGCTTCTTTACTTGGCGTTGCATTTGGTCTCCTGCTGGATGTGAATCCATTCTACGCTGTTATTGCCGTGACGTTGCTGCTGGCTGCGGGTCTGGTGTGGCTGGAGAAACGTCCACAACTAGCGCTCGATACTTTGCTCGGCATTATGGCGCACAGTGCGCTCTCTCTCGGTCTGGTCGTGGTCAGCCTGATGTCAAACATTCGCGTCGATTTGATGGCTTATCTGTTTGGCGATCTGCTGGCGGTGACGCCGGACGATCTGATGCTCATTGCTCTTGGCGTGGTGCTGGTGCTGGCGATCCTGCTCTGGCAGTGGCGCAACTTACTGTCGATGACCATCAGCCCGGAGCTTGCATTTGTTGACGGTGTGAAACTGCAACGCGTCAAGCTGTTGCTGATGCTGGTTACCGCCCTGACTATTGGCGTCGCCATGAAATTTGTTGGCGCGCTGATCATCACTTCGCTGTTGATTATCCCGGCAGCGACAGCACGTCGATTCGCGCGAACGCCAGAGCAAATGGCGGCGGTTGCCGTCGGCGTCGGGATGATTGCGGTGACCGGCGGTCTGACCTTCTCCGCCTTCTACGATACGCCAGCAGGCCCGTCAGTCGTGCTGTGTGCGGCGCTGTTGTTTGTCTTCAGCATGACAAAGAAACCCGTTAGCTAA
- the ruvC gene encoding crossover junction endodeoxyribonuclease RuvC: MAIILGIDPGSRVTGYGVIRQTGRQLTYLGSGCIRTKVEDLPSRLKLIYAGVTEIITQFQPDFFAIEQVFMAKNADSALKLGQARGVAIVAAVNQDLPVFEYAARQVKQTVVGIGSAEKSQVQHMVRTLLKLPANPQADAADALAIAITHCHVSQNALQVSSTRLNLARGRLR, from the coding sequence ATGGCGATTATTCTCGGTATTGACCCGGGTTCGCGCGTCACCGGTTACGGTGTGATCCGCCAGACAGGAAGGCAACTGACCTACCTCGGCAGCGGCTGCATCCGCACGAAGGTCGAGGATTTACCGTCGCGCCTCAAGCTCATTTACGCAGGCGTGACGGAAATCATCACCCAGTTTCAGCCGGATTTTTTCGCCATCGAACAGGTGTTTATGGCGAAAAATGCCGATTCAGCGCTAAAACTTGGACAGGCTCGCGGCGTGGCGATCGTTGCCGCCGTCAATCAGGATCTCCCCGTTTTTGAGTATGCTGCCCGTCAGGTTAAACAGACGGTTGTCGGTATTGGCAGCGCGGAAAAAAGCCAGGTGCAGCACATGGTGCGAACCTTGCTGAAGCTTCCGGCCAATCCGCAGGCGGATGCCGCGGATGCGCTGGCGATTGCCATTACGCATTGCCATGTCAGTCAGAACGCCTTACAGGTGAGTAGTACGCGGCTTAATCTTGCTCGCGGGAGATTACGCTAA
- the lpxM gene encoding lauroyl-Kdo(2)-lipid IV(A) myristoyltransferase (LpxM is lauroyl-Kdo(2)-lipid IV(A) myristoyltransferase, an enzyme characterized in Escherichia coli and involved in biosynthesis of the form of lipid A found in that species and some closely related species.), translating to METKKNNSEYIPEFESEFRHPRNWGAWLGVLAFAGVALVPPSVRDPLLGNLGRLAGKFGKSARRRAQINLLYCFPEKSEAEREAIIDEMFATAPQAMVMMAELAIRGPEKVLPRVDWQGKDIIDELQRNNEKVIFLVPHGWGVDIPAMLMASQGQQMAAMFHNQGNKVFDYVWNTVRRRFGGRLHARNDGIKPFIQSVRQGYWGYYLPDQDHGAEHSEFVDFFATYKATLPAIGRLMKVCRARVVPLFPAYDARTHRLIIQVRPPMDDLLTADDNTIARRMNEEVEVFVTPRPEQYTWILKLLKTRKPGETEPYKRKELFPKK from the coding sequence ATGGAAACGAAAAAAAATAACAGTGAATATATTCCGGAGTTCGAAAGTGAATTCCGTCACCCGCGCAACTGGGGCGCGTGGCTGGGCGTACTGGCATTTGCCGGCGTAGCGCTGGTTCCTCCGTCGGTACGCGATCCCCTGCTGGGGAATCTTGGTCGTCTGGCCGGAAAATTTGGCAAAAGCGCGCGTCGTCGCGCACAGATCAATTTGCTCTATTGCTTTCCTGAAAAAAGCGAAGCCGAAAGGGAAGCCATCATTGATGAGATGTTCGCTACTGCGCCACAGGCAATGGTCATGATGGCGGAGCTGGCGATTCGTGGGCCGGAAAAGGTATTGCCGCGCGTCGACTGGCAGGGCAAAGATATTATCGATGAATTGCAGCGTAACAACGAGAAAGTGATTTTCCTCGTGCCGCACGGCTGGGGCGTGGATATTCCGGCGATGCTGATGGCTTCGCAGGGGCAGCAGATGGCGGCCATGTTCCATAATCAAGGTAACAAGGTCTTTGATTATGTCTGGAATACCGTGCGTCGCCGCTTTGGCGGGCGTTTGCATGCGCGCAACGATGGCATTAAGCCTTTTATCCAGTCGGTGCGTCAGGGCTACTGGGGTTACTATCTGCCGGACCAGGATCACGGCGCGGAGCACAGCGAGTTTGTCGATTTCTTTGCCACCTACAAAGCAACGCTTCCGGCCATTGGCCGCCTGATGAAAGTCTGCCGTGCACGTGTTGTACCGTTGTTCCCGGCCTATGACGCCAGAACGCATCGTCTGATTATCCAGGTGCGGCCGCCGATGGATGATCTGCTGACAGCGGACGACAACACGATCGCCAGGCGTATGAATGAAGAGGTGGAGGTATTTGTCACGCCTCGTCCGGAGCAGTACACCTGGATCCTGAAGTTGCTGAAAACGCGCAAACCTGGTGAAACAGAGCCTTATAAGCGCAAAGAACTGTTCCCGAAGAAATAA
- a CDS encoding helix-turn-helix transcriptional regulator: MQSVTQPKDLGSYLKSRRAQLDPNALGFHTARRRTPGLRREEVAHLACISATWYTWLEQGRGGTPSAEVLDRICQALRLSEREREHVFHLALGRAPGIHYAATGTVTERLQKVLDCMPISPAVIRNATWDVLAWNKAATVVLSDYPTLPAQERNILRRIFLNPQARAAQSDWYALARYLVAAFRADATRAGASAEIRPLVEELSSASPEFAELWQSNDIGGMGEGTKILLHGNVGKLSLEYSSFSVEGQPDLTMVVYNPSEEEDAQKIRSLL; this comes from the coding sequence ATGCAGAGCGTTACTCAGCCAAAAGATCTGGGCAGTTACCTGAAATCCCGCCGCGCGCAGTTGGATCCCAACGCGCTGGGATTTCACACCGCACGCCGACGCACGCCGGGGCTGCGGAGGGAAGAAGTCGCGCATCTGGCCTGCATTAGCGCCACCTGGTATACCTGGCTTGAACAAGGACGCGGCGGCACACCCTCGGCAGAAGTGCTGGACAGAATTTGCCAGGCGCTGCGCCTTTCCGAACGGGAACGGGAGCATGTTTTTCATCTGGCTCTCGGGCGCGCACCGGGCATACATTACGCAGCAACCGGTACAGTGACCGAACGGCTGCAAAAGGTGCTGGACTGTATGCCCATCAGCCCGGCGGTGATCCGCAACGCCACCTGGGATGTGCTGGCATGGAACAAAGCCGCCACCGTGGTTCTATCCGATTACCCCACATTACCCGCACAGGAGCGCAATATTCTGCGCCGCATTTTCCTTAATCCGCAGGCTCGCGCAGCCCAAAGCGACTGGTACGCGTTAGCGCGCTATCTGGTGGCGGCGTTCCGTGCCGATGCGACCCGTGCTGGTGCGTCGGCGGAGATCCGCCCTCTGGTAGAAGAGCTGAGTTCGGCCTCTCCTGAATTCGCCGAGTTATGGCAAAGCAATGATATTGGCGGAATGGGAGAAGGCACCAAAATTCTGCTGCACGGGAATGTCGGCAAGTTGTCGCTGGAATATTCGAGTTTTTCTGTTGAAGGACAACCCGATTTGACGATGGTGGTTTATAACCCATCGGAGGAAGAGGATGCGCAGAAAATCCGCTCGTTATTATAA
- a CDS encoding YebC/PmpR family DNA-binding transcriptional regulator, whose amino-acid sequence MAGHSKWANTKHRKAAQDAKRGKIFTKIIRELVTAARLGGGDIGSNPRLRAAVDKALSNNMTRDTLNRAIARGVGGDDDANMETIIYEGYGPGGTAVMVECLSDNRNRTVAEVRHAFSKCGGNLGTDGSVAYLFSKKGVISFEAGDEDTIMEAALEAGAEDVVTFDDGAIDVYTAWEEMGAVRDALEAAGLKADNAEVSMIPSTKADMDAETAPKLLRLIDMLEDCDDVQEVYHNGEISDEVAATL is encoded by the coding sequence ATGGCAGGTCACAGTAAATGGGCCAACACCAAACACCGCAAAGCAGCACAGGATGCCAAGCGCGGTAAGATCTTTACCAAAATCATTCGCGAGCTGGTTACGGCTGCCCGTCTGGGCGGCGGCGATATCGGTTCCAACCCGCGTCTGCGCGCGGCGGTGGATAAAGCGTTGTCCAACAACATGACCCGCGACACCTTAAACCGTGCTATCGCGCGCGGCGTGGGCGGCGATGACGACGCGAATATGGAAACCATCATTTATGAAGGTTACGGCCCTGGCGGCACCGCGGTAATGGTTGAATGTCTGAGTGACAACCGCAACCGTACCGTTGCCGAAGTGCGTCATGCTTTCAGCAAATGCGGTGGTAACCTGGGGACTGACGGTTCCGTGGCTTATCTGTTCAGCAAAAAAGGGGTGATCTCCTTTGAAGCGGGCGACGAAGACACCATCATGGAAGCGGCGCTGGAAGCCGGTGCTGAAGACGTGGTGACCTTTGATGACGGCGCTATCGACGTCTATACCGCGTGGGAAGAGATGGGTGCCGTGCGCGATGCGCTGGAAGCGGCTGGCCTGAAAGCGGACAATGCTGAAGTGTCGATGATTCCGTCTACCAAAGCAGATATGGATGCAGAAACTGCGCCGAAACTGCTGCGTCTGATCGATATGCTGGAAGATTGCGACGACGTGCAGGAAGTCTACCATAACGGTGAGATCTCCGATGAGGTTGCGGCGACGCTGTAA
- a CDS encoding SDR family oxidoreductase encodes MHVFLTGATGWVGATVAAELLAAGHQVSGLARNADKAQALLAAGGQVVHGTLDDHDVLFAAAAKADAVIHTAFNHDFSRFAQNCAQDQRAIEVLGEALLGSDRPLLVTSGLARLVQGRPATESDKPAEGPDYLRRSEQAAQALAEKGVRTASIRLAPTVHGVGDHGFVPILIALAKQTGVAAWPAEANNHWAAVHRIDAAKVYRLALECGVTQPVYHAVAEEAIAMRDIAIAIGKMLGLPAEPREAAHFGWFANFAAGEMSASSEQTRQVLGWQPTQRTLLADLSDEAYYANS; translated from the coding sequence ATGCATGTTTTTCTGACTGGCGCGACCGGATGGGTCGGCGCAACAGTGGCGGCAGAGTTACTGGCCGCCGGACACCAGGTAAGTGGTCTGGCGCGAAATGCAGACAAGGCGCAGGCACTGCTTGCCGCCGGCGGGCAAGTGGTTCACGGGACGCTGGATGATCACGATGTTCTTTTTGCGGCGGCGGCAAAAGCCGATGCCGTGATCCATACCGCGTTTAATCATGACTTCTCGCGCTTTGCACAGAATTGCGCGCAGGATCAACGCGCAATTGAAGTACTGGGAGAGGCATTACTTGGCTCCGATCGTCCACTATTGGTGACGTCAGGGCTGGCAAGGCTGGTGCAGGGACGCCCGGCAACGGAATCAGACAAGCCAGCCGAAGGGCCGGACTATCTTCGTCGTTCCGAACAGGCGGCGCAGGCGCTGGCTGAAAAAGGCGTACGCACGGCGAGTATTCGCCTGGCACCCACCGTGCATGGCGTCGGCGATCACGGCTTTGTACCCATTCTGATCGCACTGGCAAAACAAACCGGCGTTGCCGCCTGGCCTGCAGAGGCGAACAATCACTGGGCGGCGGTACACCGCATTGATGCAGCGAAAGTCTACCGGCTGGCGCTGGAATGCGGCGTGACACAGCCGGTTTACCACGCGGTCGCGGAGGAGGCGATTGCCATGCGCGATATCGCCATTGCCATCGGCAAAATGCTTGGTTTACCAGCTGAACCGCGTGAAGCCGCACATTTCGGCTGGTTCGCTAATTTTGCGGCCGGGGAGATGTCAGCATCAAGCGAGCAGACCCGCCAGGTGCTGGGCTGGCAGCCAACGCAGCGTACGCTGTTAGCCGATCTGAGCGATGAGGCGTATTACGCCAATTCCTGA
- the ruvB gene encoding Holliday junction branch migration DNA helicase RuvB has product MIEADRLVAPASTDVEEVVDRAIRPKMLNEYIGQPQVRSQMEIFIQAAKLRGDALDHLLIFGPPGLGKTTLANIVANELGVNLRTTSGPVLEKAGDLAAMLTNLEPHDVLFIDEIHRLSPVVEEVLYPAMEDYQLDIMIGEGPAARSIKIDLPPFTLIGATTRAGSLTSPLRDRFGIVQRLEFYQVADLQHIVGRSARYMGLEMSEEGALEVARRSRGTPRIANRLLRRVRDFAEVKHDGDITAEIAAKALDMLNVDAEGFDYMDRKLLLAVIDKFFGGPVGLDNLAAAIGEERETIEDVLEPYLIQQGFLQRTPRGRMATVRAWNHFGITPPEMP; this is encoded by the coding sequence ATGATTGAAGCAGACCGTCTGGTGGCCCCTGCCAGTACTGATGTGGAAGAGGTTGTGGATCGCGCTATTCGCCCGAAAATGCTCAATGAGTATATCGGCCAGCCGCAGGTTCGTTCGCAGATGGAGATTTTTATCCAGGCGGCAAAACTGCGCGGCGACGCGCTCGATCATCTGCTGATTTTTGGTCCTCCCGGCCTTGGAAAAACCACGCTGGCGAATATTGTCGCCAACGAATTGGGCGTTAATTTACGCACCACTTCCGGCCCGGTGCTGGAAAAAGCGGGCGATTTGGCGGCGATGCTCACCAACCTCGAACCGCACGACGTACTGTTCATCGATGAAATTCACCGTCTTTCGCCGGTAGTGGAAGAAGTGCTCTATCCGGCGATGGAAGATTACCAGCTCGATATTATGATCGGTGAAGGTCCGGCGGCGCGTTCCATCAAGATCGATCTTCCACCATTTACGCTGATTGGCGCGACAACGCGAGCGGGGTCGCTGACTTCGCCACTGCGTGACCGTTTTGGCATTGTGCAGCGACTGGAGTTTTACCAGGTGGCCGATTTGCAACATATTGTCGGTCGCAGTGCCCGCTATATGGGGCTGGAGATGAGCGAAGAGGGCGCGCTGGAAGTGGCGCGTCGTTCTCGCGGTACGCCGCGTATCGCCAACCGCCTGCTGCGGCGCGTGCGCGATTTTGCCGAAGTGAAACATGATGGCGACATCACGGCTGAAATCGCGGCGAAAGCGCTGGATATGCTGAATGTTGATGCGGAAGGGTTCGACTATATGGATCGTAAACTTCTGCTGGCAGTGATTGATAAATTCTTCGGTGGTCCCGTCGGGCTGGATAACCTCGCGGCGGCAATCGGCGAGGAGCGGGAAACCATTGAGGATGTGCTGGAACCGTATTTGATTCAGCAAGGTTTTTTACAGAGGACTCCGCGCGGACGCATGGCGACGGTGCGGGCCTGGAACCACTTCGGCATCACACCCCCGGAAATGCCATAA
- the znuC gene encoding zinc ABC transporter ATP-binding protein ZnuC produces MTNLVTLENVTVAFGQRRVLSDISLNLRAGKILTLLGPNGAGKSTLVRAVLGLVAPDAGMIKREKNLRIGYVPQKLHLDATLPLTVGRFMRLRPGTRKDDIIPALKRVQAAHLVDAPMQKLSGGETQRVLLARALLNSPQLLVLDEPTQGVDVNGQVALYNLIDQLRKELNCAVLMVSHDLHLVMAKTDEVLCLNHHICCSGTPEVVSMHPEFISMFGHRGAEQLGIYRHNHNHRHDLQGRIVLRQGNGHS; encoded by the coding sequence ATGACGAATCTTGTAACGCTCGAAAATGTCACCGTTGCTTTTGGCCAACGGCGCGTCCTGTCTGATATTTCGCTCAACTTACGCGCAGGAAAAATTTTAACATTGCTCGGCCCCAATGGCGCGGGTAAATCCACACTGGTGCGCGCAGTGCTGGGCCTGGTAGCACCGGATGCAGGGATGATCAAGCGTGAAAAGAACCTGCGTATCGGCTATGTGCCGCAAAAATTGCATCTTGACGCCACCTTGCCGCTGACAGTAGGCCGCTTTATGCGTTTACGCCCCGGCACCCGCAAAGACGACATTATTCCGGCGCTGAAACGCGTACAGGCCGCACATCTGGTGGATGCTCCGATGCAAAAACTTTCCGGAGGCGAAACGCAGCGTGTTTTACTGGCGCGCGCCCTGCTTAACAGCCCGCAGCTTTTGGTGCTGGATGAACCCACCCAGGGTGTCGACGTTAATGGCCAGGTCGCGCTCTACAACCTGATAGATCAACTGCGTAAAGAGCTCAACTGTGCAGTTCTGATGGTTTCCCACGATCTGCATCTGGTAATGGCGAAAACGGATGAAGTCCTGTGCCTTAATCACCATATTTGCTGTTCTGGTACGCCAGAAGTGGTTTCCATGCATCCGGAATTTATCTCTATGTTTGGGCATCGCGGTGCGGAACAGCTTGGCATTTATCGCCATAACCATAACCACCGCCACGATCTGCAGGGCCGCATTGTTCTGCGCCAGGGTAATGGACACTCATGA
- the znuA gene encoding zinc ABC transporter substrate-binding protein ZnuA, translating into MLHKNTLLCAALSAALLAGTAQTANAAVVASLKPLGFIASAIADGVTTTEVLLPDGASEHDYSLRPSDVKRLQNADLVFWVGPEMEAFMARSVQQIPEQKRVTMAGLAGVKPLLMKGGDEDEHEHGDDHHDGEKSDEHHHHGDYNMHLWLSPEIARLSAVAIHDKLVEVMPQSRARLDANLQAFEASLTQADKQAGNELAPLKGKGYFVFHDAYGYFERHYGLTPLGHFTVNPEIQPGAQRLHEIRTQLVEQKATCVFAEPQFRPAVVEAVARGTSVRMGTLDPLGISIKLGKESYPQFLAQLTHQYASCLKGE; encoded by the coding sequence ATGTTACATAAAAATACGCTTCTTTGCGCAGCGCTATCTGCTGCTCTTCTCGCCGGTACAGCACAAACCGCTAATGCTGCTGTGGTGGCTTCCCTCAAACCATTAGGGTTTATCGCTTCTGCCATCGCCGACGGGGTGACGACTACCGAAGTGCTGCTGCCAGATGGCGCATCCGAGCATGATTATTCACTGCGTCCTTCAGATGTAAAACGCTTACAAAACGCGGACTTAGTTTTTTGGGTCGGCCCGGAAATGGAAGCCTTTATGGCGCGTTCCGTACAACAAATCCCTGAGCAGAAACGGGTGACAATGGCCGGGCTTGCCGGTGTAAAACCGCTGCTGATGAAAGGGGGCGATGAAGATGAGCATGAGCATGGTGATGACCACCACGACGGCGAAAAAAGTGACGAACATCACCATCACGGCGATTACAACATGCATCTGTGGCTTTCCCCAGAGATTGCGCGGCTGTCGGCGGTTGCAATCCACGATAAATTAGTGGAAGTTATGCCGCAAAGTCGAGCCAGGCTTGACGCCAACTTGCAGGCCTTTGAGGCATCATTAACTCAGGCGGATAAGCAAGCTGGTAACGAGCTGGCACCGCTGAAAGGGAAGGGGTATTTCGTTTTTCATGACGCCTACGGCTACTTTGAAAGACACTACGGGCTGACCCCATTGGGGCACTTTACCGTCAATCCCGAAATTCAGCCTGGTGCGCAGCGTTTACATGAAATCAGAACACAGTTGGTTGAGCAAAAAGCCACGTGCGTTTTTGCTGAGCCACAGTTCAGGCCAGCGGTCGTTGAAGCTGTTGCCAGAGGGACATCCGTTCGAATGGGAACGTTGGATCCACTTGGAATCAGTATCAAGTTAGGCAAAGAGAGCTACCCGCAGTTCCTTGCCCAACTGACTCATCAGTATGCGAGCTGCCTGAAAGGAGAATAA
- the mepM gene encoding murein DD-endopeptidase MepM, producing the protein MQQIARSVALAFNSLPRPHRVMLGSLTVLTLTVAVWRPYVYHPEATAPIVKAIELPKNEIRSLLPEASEPIDQTTSDDVDDIPQDELDDKTANEVGVHEYVVSTGDTLSSILNQYGIDMGDISQLAAADKELRNLKIGQQLSWTLTADGDLQRLTWEMSRRETRTYDRVDGGFKMSSEMQQGDWVNSVMKGTVGASFVASAREAGLTSAEVSAVIKAMQWQMDFRKLKKGDEFSVLMSREMLEGKQEQSQLVGVRLRSDGKDYYAIRAEDGKFYDRNGSGLAKGFMRFPTAKQFRVSSNFDPRRLNPVTGRVAPHKGVDFALPQGTPVLAVGDGEVVVAKRSGAAGNYIAIRHGRTYTTRYMHLRKLLVKPGQKVKRGDRIALSGNTGRSTGPHLHYEMWINQQAVNPLTAKLPRTEGLTGSDRTDYLSQVKEVIPQLRFD; encoded by the coding sequence GTGCAACAGATAGCCCGCTCTGTCGCTCTGGCATTTAACAGTCTGCCCCGACCCCACCGTGTCATGCTGGGGTCGCTTACAGTTCTTACACTCACGGTCGCCGTCTGGCGGCCTTACGTTTATCATCCCGAAGCCACAGCCCCGATCGTGAAAGCGATTGAGCTGCCGAAAAATGAAATCCGCTCGTTGCTGCCAGAAGCCAGCGAACCTATCGATCAAACCACTTCTGATGATGTGGATGATATCCCGCAAGATGAACTGGATGATAAAACTGCCAATGAAGTTGGCGTTCACGAATATGTGGTTTCTACCGGCGATACGCTCAGCAGTATCCTCAATCAGTACGGCATTGATATGGGAGATATCAGCCAGCTAGCCGCCGCCGACAAGGAACTGCGTAACCTGAAGATTGGTCAACAACTTTCATGGACGCTCACCGCCGATGGCGATCTGCAACGCCTGACGTGGGAGATGTCCCGTCGCGAAACCCGCACGTATGACCGCGTCGATGGCGGTTTTAAAATGAGCAGCGAGATGCAGCAGGGCGACTGGGTGAATTCGGTGATGAAAGGCACGGTTGGCGCCAGCTTCGTCGCCAGCGCCCGTGAAGCCGGTTTAACCAGTGCTGAAGTTAGCGCGGTGATCAAAGCAATGCAGTGGCAGATGGATTTCCGTAAGCTGAAAAAAGGCGATGAGTTTTCCGTGCTGATGTCCCGCGAAATGCTGGAAGGTAAGCAGGAACAGAGCCAGTTAGTCGGCGTTCGCCTGCGTTCTGACGGCAAAGATTACTACGCCATTCGCGCCGAAGACGGTAAATTTTACGATCGCAATGGTAGCGGGCTGGCAAAAGGTTTTATGCGCTTCCCGACTGCGAAACAGTTCCGCGTCTCGTCAAACTTTGATCCGCGCCGTCTGAATCCGGTTACCGGACGCGTTGCGCCGCACAAAGGCGTCGATTTTGCGCTGCCGCAGGGCACGCCGGTGCTTGCTGTCGGCGATGGTGAAGTTGTGGTGGCGAAACGCAGTGGCGCGGCGGGGAACTACATTGCTATCCGCCACGGTCGTACTTACACAACCCGTTATATGCATCTGCGTAAGCTGCTGGTAAAACCGGGTCAGAAAGTGAAGCGCGGCGATCGCATCGCCTTGTCGGGTAACACTGGCCGTTCCACCGGGCCGCATTTGCATTATGAAATGTGGATCAACCAACAGGCTGTCAACCCGTTAACGGCAAAACTGCCGCGAACCGAAGGGCTGACAGGTTCGGATCGTACGGATTATCTGTCGCAGGTGAAAGAGGTTATTCCGCAATTGCGTTTTGACTGA